Within Lytechinus pictus isolate F3 Inbred chromosome 7, Lp3.0, whole genome shotgun sequence, the genomic segment gaaagtagaccatgtggtgagtggacgagttggcagtagacaaattggcaatttacagtTGAATGaacataattaaaacaaatttcagaAATATAATAAGGTTTAGTGATATGGAACAGCCCTATCCTTGTTTAAACAGTACTATGAGAGTCAAAGGGTAAAGAAAACCATTGAGAATATTGATAAACTGGAAGAAATGGATAATAcaaacaaattataaaaatagTTATCTATTCAAAATCCTGAAACCAACAAAGTTTTGAATGGAACACATCAGACGTGTTACTTTAATACAAACAGTTTCAGCATAAATCTTGTTATCAGGGAAAAATTTGATAACAGTTGTCAGATATAATCCTCAAAAATTGGCACAGATATTAAATTTTGAGAACTGAGATTATCTAATTGGTCTTTTCAAGCTATAACTCATTCATTATGTTCATATCACTTaactaaacaaaaatatttttgtaattgtaatgGACATTAACAATGTGAGAATTTTAGTTTGGTATTATTGAACTATGactcatattttattttaaagtacCAAAATAAGTTTTGATTTTTAACAAAGATGTTAATCAATAATTTAATAAACTTTAAGGTTTTTACAAACATTTAGTATCTTCTTCATGCCATCATTCCTTAAAACAGgataaatttcttttaattGCATATTTATAATTCCTACACACTCTGTACAAAGATGATTGAAAGATCAAGCAAAGTTCTAAACTCTGCATGGTACAAATTCTATTCTAGTTTTGGTTTCCAAAGTACTTTAATATACCTTGATGCATAAGGTTCTTGTATTCAAAGacaaatcaaaatcagaaaaccATTGTATATAAAACCTGCACAGATACTCAAATGATCAAGTCAAACTCATTTAAATTTCTTAACAAAGTGAAGTTCAACAAATCATCgataagattttttaaatataatatgACTATCTAAATATTacacaattatttttatataattcaCAAATGCCCTGTGTGCAATCTGTAAAATATCTATTgatgtttcattaaaaaaaaaagaaaacagtgaaACAATGACAGATGATAACACATTGTTGAATAGTCTTTCTTTCAATGAGATATGCATAAAACCTGATGTATAGATAGATTACTGTTATCTCTTTGTTGATATATGTTTgcttttctcattattttctctttgcATCATCTGAAACTCTTTAGAATCCTCCCATGGTCTGGGTCCTCGGATATTGTGCCAGTTGTCCAGATCAGACTGTTGCATTTTCTGCAAAGATGAGAGAagaaaatcatgattataaaactTTAAGTTGTTGTCTTATTACTTGAATTTATACAGGTAATCTACCCCCCACACAGTATTTGAGGAATTATCTGTTTTGATTTAATCACTGCAAAACACAATAGAGTATTCTCAtggacaaaaataataaacagaagcccaaaatgaaatagaaacaaTCAaccaacaataaaataattaacaGGTACAGAATGACATAactatttcacttatattatcacattactttttttttcaacacaaaatattacattaaaGTACCTGCAAATAAATTGCATTGTGGAAACAATACATGATAGTGTAGTAATAACAGGGTACCTCATATTCTTCAGCAACAGAAGCCTTTTTCTCTTTCTGAAGTTGTTTCATTCTTGCCTCAGTTTCTGGATCAACCTTAACATAATATGAGATGGTCAAATTCAAGTttaatcacatttattttcttccctttaAGAGGAGGCACAATatctcagtcggtagagcaggggtttcAGATTCCGGTGACCAGGGTTTAATCCttattaccaggtccctcggagagaaCCTTAAGCCGTCAgacctctggttgcttgcttacaagcaatTATGCTTTCTAAGCAATgaggtaaaacaaaacaaaacaaaaaaacaccatttacCATTTAAACATACTGTTAAGCCGTTATATTGACAATTGTATCCTTTTGTTTGACTTCTTTGCAGTTCAGTTCGGTATTCAGCTCAGCTCAGTTTTGCACAAAGTTGGGTTGGAATGCTTGTGTATAAGTGTTATCCACTTTTACATTGCGCTTAATACATTGCAAAAACATCTTTAACCGCTTCacagatatatatattaccCCAATTATCAGATCCTGGTTTGCCAAAATATAATTCCTACAACTGTTTAATTTTACACCCCACAATGAGAACCAGATTCTACTTGCATAAAGAAAATTAGTAATTGATGGgttgaaattgaataaaccaAATGGATATA encodes:
- the LOC129265130 gene encoding cytochrome c oxidase assembly protein COX16 homolog, mitochondrial-like — its product is MSAPMKLLQAIKKNSFLRYGLPMLVLVIGGAYGLKEFRSLRYEIIDKRKTVDPETEARMKQLQKEKKASVAEEYEKMQQSDLDNWHNIRGPRPWEDSKEFQMMQRENNEKSKHISTKR